In Peromyscus eremicus chromosome X, PerEre_H2_v1, whole genome shotgun sequence, the sequence CCGAGCACCTCCGTGCTGCTCTCGGTTTTGGAGGAACCCGACATCTCCGTGTCGCCCCCCTCCGCGGAGGGACTGAGCATCTCCATGCCGCCCCCCTCCGGTGAGGTCCAGAGCACCTGGGTGCCGCCCACCATCTTGGAGGGCGCTAGCGTCAATGCGCCGCCCACCTCCAAAAAGGGACTGCGCACCTCGGTGCCACCCGCAGCCCCTGAGAGCCTTAGCACCTCAGCCGAGGGCGGGGGCACATCCCTGCGATCCATGGCTGCTGAGGGCTTCAGCATCTCGGCGGCATCCTGCGCGGCGGAGGGATCCGCCACCTGCGGGCTGCTTCCCTGCATCGAGGGCCCGAGCACCTCCGGGCTGCACATCCTGGAGGAGGACCGGTGCACCTCCCGGCTGCACATCCTAGGGGAGGGGCCGAGCACCTCGCAGATGCCCCTAGGTGCCGAGGGCCTTAGCGCTTCCGGAATGTCCACTGCCGCTGACAACCCTGAAGCACCGTTGAGCTGCGGTGCTTCCGTGGGCATCAACTTATGCAAGTGCGCCTCCCTTGCTCTGCAAAAGGACTCTGGTCCCGTTGTACGCCCGAAGCGTTCCGAAGGCTTCCTGGATTTCCAGGTCCTGAGAGACAGTGAGAATTCCAACTCCATTACCATTATGGGCCTTGGCACCGCCCACGTTGCCCTCACGCTGAAGCCTCAGGATCCTATGGAGCAAAATGTCGCAGAATTGTTGCAGTTTCTGCTGGTGAAGGATCAGACCAAGTATCCCATTAAGGAATCTGAAATGAGGCAGTTCATTGTTAAAGAATATCGCAACCAGTTCCCTGAGATCCTCAGACGAGCAGCAGCCCACCTGGAGTGCATTTTTAGGTTTGAACTGAAGGAGCTAGATTCCGAGGAGCACACCTACATCCTGCTCAACAAACTGGGACCTGTGCCCTTTGAAGGGTTAGAAGACATCCCAAATGGGCCAAAGATGGGCCTCCTGATGATGATCCTGGGACAGATATTCCTAAATGGCAACCAAGCCAGGGAAGCTGATATTTGGGAGATGCTCTGGAGATTCGGAGTGCAGCGTGAAAGAAGGCTTTCCGTTTTTGGGAACCCGAAGAGACTTCTGTCTGTAGAGTTCGTGTGGCAGCGTTACTTAGACTACAGGCCGATCACTGACTGTGTACCAGTAGAGTACGAGTTTTACTGGGGCCCACGATCCCACCTTGAAACCACCAAGATGAAGATTCTGAAGTTCATGGCTAAGATCTATAACAAAGATCCTATGGACTGGCCAGCACAATACAATGAAGCGCTGGAAGAAGATGCTAACAGAGACGGTGGTGATTGGCGGGCTGTTCCTCACTTTAGGAGGCCCTTTTTTGAGGAAGTTTCTCCAGAGCTACTGGCTCCTGATTCAGATGCTCCTGGCTGTCCCTCAAAATATTCTCCCCATTCATGGCCTGAGTCAAGATTAGAGAGCAAGTCAAGGAAATTGGTCCAGTTATTTCTGCTGATGGACTCAACTAAGCTGCCTATACCAAAGAAAGGAATTCTGTATTACATTGGTCGGGAGTGTAGCAAAGTGTTCCCTGACCTCCTGAATCGTGCTGCTCGCACCCTAAACAATGTGTATGGCACAGAGCTAGTGGTCCTTGATCCCAGGAACCACTCCTACACCCTGTACAACCGAAGAGAAATGGAAGATATTGAAGAGATTGTGGACAGTCCAAACAGGCCCGGCAACAATTTCTTAATGCAAGTCCTAAGCTTCATCTTTATAATGGGCAACCATGCAAGAGAGTCTGCAGTCTGGGCCTTTCTGAGGGGCTTGGGAGTTCAAAATGGGAGAAAGCATGTGATTACCTGTAGGTATTTGAGCCAGCGCTACCTAGACAGTTTGCGGGTTCCTGACAGTGATCCAGTGCAATATGATTTTGTGTGGGGCCCTAGAGCCCGCTTGGAAACCTCCAAGATGAAAGCCCTGCGATATGTGGCCCGAATCCACAGAAAGGAGCCACAGGACTGGCCAGATCAGTACAGGGAGGCCCTGGAAGATGAGGCCAATAGAGCTGAAGCGCACCGGCCATTGGTCGTTCGCAACTTGCGATAGATGAATGTGTGGGCAGTCAGCGAGGCCTTGTATGGCCCAGGCCTAGAGTCCTGGTTCTCATgttttggggttgggggtggggggtggggaacgTATTGTATTTGATGTTTGTGTTCCAGTTCCATTTGTGTATTTTcgtgttttgttcttgtttggtaTCTTGAAAAGTTTCAATTGTTTTAATAATACTGTCCAGTAATGTAAATGTGATTGACCACTTGCTGTCTTTGTTGTACTTTGCTATAAGAGTTTTGATAGTGTTATAAAATGTTTTGAGACTCTTTCCATCTTGTTGCATTGTCTGAAAGATAATATATAGCATATAGCTATAGATATAGGCTTTTCCTTGAAAGCTTGAAAACAATCATCGTTAAAGTGATCTAGCTTCagatattaaacaaacaaatatacaacAACTGACAAAGCACTAAGTTGTGGCTGGCTTCCCTCTCTGTCTGCTATTGTGTAAAGAATACTAATGTTTACCTGTATTTGCTTTGCTGTGCTAAAGTGTATTGAAAAATAAAGGTGTAATAAATCAAACAATGTTAATGCActaatttattcaataaatatttattaaattcctCTCATATAATGGGGACAGTAGTATATTCTGGTTATAGTATGAGAGACATATACAAGATATAGCACCTTCTCTAGAACTCAAGGACCAGAAGTTTTATTACGAAATAAGCTATATAGTATACTAAGTAGAGAATTCTATGGGTCTTAAGAGGAGGTACATCAATCTAATTCCTGAATCCAAATAGTCCATAGTGAACATGATGGGGTGGGAGGAAAAGATTGGGTTCTTGATACAACATGAGGTAAATAAACTCAAATCTGAATTTTAGTCTTCAGTGAGTATCGGTGTGGATTGAAGTCAGTCATCTGAAGGTAAGAGGTTTCACATGTCATAAGCTGTTTCATTAAGGTAATTGAGTCATGAGGCTGGAtagtccagtggttaagagtacttaatgctcttctagaggacccaagcttggttcccagcacccactttgggcaactcacaactgcctgtaactccatctccaggggatcctTCTGCCCCTGgcaggcac encodes:
- the Magee1 gene encoding melanoma-associated antigen E1, translating into MSLVSQNSRRRRGGRGNSRNSKGKGLPAAVPGPDVPKDPSDPQILQGLCASEGPGTSVMPTPREGPNTSVSPTASAGSSASGQLLISKGLNTSELPITGEGPGTSRPPAVSAGLNTAMSITAAEGPSTSVPPTVPKGSKASEHLDVSEGLNISEQPHSDEGPGVQPTLGEGLGTSVPPTFSEESGISVPLPSGEGLSASVSPTVSEGPGINLPSPASEAPSTSVPPTASDGLGINLPPTPAEGPSTSVLLSVLEEPDISVSPPSAEGLSISMPPPSGEVQSTWVPPTILEGASVNAPPTSKKGLRTSVPPAAPESLSTSAEGGGTSLRSMAAEGFSISAASCAAEGSATCGLLPCIEGPSTSGLHILEEDRCTSRLHILGEGPSTSQMPLGAEGLSASGMSTAADNPEAPLSCGASVGINLCKCASLALQKDSGPVVRPKRSEGFLDFQVLRDSENSNSITIMGLGTAHVALTLKPQDPMEQNVAELLQFLLVKDQTKYPIKESEMRQFIVKEYRNQFPEILRRAAAHLECIFRFELKELDSEEHTYILLNKLGPVPFEGLEDIPNGPKMGLLMMILGQIFLNGNQAREADIWEMLWRFGVQRERRLSVFGNPKRLLSVEFVWQRYLDYRPITDCVPVEYEFYWGPRSHLETTKMKILKFMAKIYNKDPMDWPAQYNEALEEDANRDGGDWRAVPHFRRPFFEEVSPELLAPDSDAPGCPSKYSPHSWPESRLESKSRKLVQLFLLMDSTKLPIPKKGILYYIGRECSKVFPDLLNRAARTLNNVYGTELVVLDPRNHSYTLYNRREMEDIEEIVDSPNRPGNNFLMQVLSFIFIMGNHARESAVWAFLRGLGVQNGRKHVITCRYLSQRYLDSLRVPDSDPVQYDFVWGPRARLETSKMKALRYVARIHRKEPQDWPDQYREALEDEANRAEAHRPLVVRNLR